In Erigeron canadensis isolate Cc75 chromosome 8, C_canadensis_v1, whole genome shotgun sequence, the DNA window tagtagattaaaatattacatggaagggcattttagacattttcccatgtaactttcaacatgagagtattttttttaataagtagtatagatgtATTATTGACTCTAGTCTAAATAATGAAAACCCCCGGGTTTTACCACAGAATCACTACAGATCTCTGGAACCGACCACCCTTAAAGGGTTTATGATATGACTATTTTTGATGGGTTTGATATCAAATTGTTAATTCTATTGCTATCAGCCAAATACTTTCAATGAGAATGCAAGTCATTCTATAATTCGCATACCTATAATATGGCTATTATGGCACACCATTTCTTTTAGGACGGGTTGTAATCGGGTCACTGCTAGTATATTAAAAGGGTTAGTTTTGAGTATCTTCTTGACATGATCAACTGAACAGATTGGATCTGGGTTTAGATAGATGATCATGCCAACCCATACCCATCATCCCACCACCCAAATTTCATTATTACATTATGCCGCACCAACCACTATTTCATTACATTTGTCATTCCTGATCATGTCCCATAACCTCTTGATCTCCAAATCACTCCCTTGCATATCCGAACACGCTAATGTTAAGGTTGTATAAGCTACTCgtattttgttttgtacatcCTATAATTTTCACTTACAATATATCTTGCAGCTTCTTTCTTCATCCGTGGAACTAATCTCACATCAAACTTCTCCGTTTGTTAACTTAAAGAATTTAACTATTTATCCAAAAAAGCTTTCCGAGAGGGAAAGTCAATCTGTCTACTGAAGTACTCATAAATAACTATTTGCTGGGTAGTTCACCGGGGGCCCACCTTCACAGTGTTTTCCCATGAGGTATATAAACTACTACGCTTGGGAATGTGGTGTGAGCATTCTTATGGTTCTATTAATTCTTTATTCTTCACGTACTACAGGAAATTATAGCTATGAAGGACGCCAAGTTGGCACAAAAACTTATGACAAGCTTACAAACACTGCTAAAGAACGAAATGATGACGATAGATGTCCATCACAATTGGGAAGATGTGAATATGCAGAttgagaaaggaaaagaaaagactTGTGACATCTTAGACTGTTTGAGGGAAATTAATGATGTGGTGTTAAAGCTGCCAACTTCAAAGAGGGCTGAGATGCTAGCAAGTTTTTCTAGTTTGTGTGCAGAAGCCGAAACCGTtgtaattaaaataatacatcGTTTTAATTTACAATCTAATATGAGCCATTTTAGTGTGGGTTTCATAAAGAGATTGCTTCAAAGTTTTAACCATCTCTTTAGCAAATTGTAAGTTCATGATTTCTTTTGTGCTCCCTTTAGTGATCCCTGTGATTAAACTAACTATTGGTGTCATCTTTGTGTTTATGTATATTTCAGGTTCCAGTGTTCTTTGTTACTTCCCCAATGCAATAATAGTTAACAACAGGTTCTGCAACTAGAATGGAAAGGTTCAGATTTCTGCCACTCAACTTCTCAAGGATAAAAGTTTTGCTGATCAAGTGACCAATGATTACGTTATATCTATAAGTACGGTAGTCAGAAACTCAGAATTGTTTTTGGAATTGGAGAAAGTTTCTCCCTTTATTTTTGTCGTTGGCTAATTGTCAATTTTCCTTTTTAGTATTAGACGTCTGGAATGGACTACTGATGATCATGATtggaaatgttttttttaatgatgtactagcacggtacccgcgctatgcggcggtgTTCGTCGCAGcggtggtgttggtggtggatgaCTATTGGTGGTAGAAGCGGCGTCGAATGAtataggtaattgatgtaaaatgtaaagagttaattgagatgttttaaaagattaaggactaataatgtaataaatcattaagggtattttagacattttcaccaatgtaactttcaacatgggctattctttttataatatagtatagatgtgGAAGAGTAATTACTAACTCGTGTTATTGGCCCATATAACACGTTTTGATAAAATCACTTTCTTGAAATTAAAgtattttaaagtttaaggttttttttcttcatgtCATATGATGTTGGTTTTGAcaactttttcttattattttttttaatttgatggtGTTTCAAAGTAGGTGTCTAAATATTTATGGTTGTGTTAATAGGGTCGGGTTACAAAAAGCTAACAAGTTATACCCAATCCAAACTAAACACCCTTAGTCAGGTTTATTCTAGCCCTAGGGTCAGGTTTACAAATAGCTAACAAGTTATACCCCATCCAAACTGAATACCCttagaatatccttatcagtgAACCAATccaacttttaattaaatactaATTTCTCTCTTTCACCTATACAACTCAATCTCACTCAAATTTTAACTCACATTCACAACCTagcctaaataattttttttaattattaataatagaatttataattatttttatcgtattaaaataattattttactttaaataaataaatgatttttacaataatcttatatatcttatatataagaATGACAAAAGGAAAttacaaaattattaaaaatgttttaaaaaattatttataaaataactctgtttttaataaaatttatgtcaaaatgttcgtaaagaagaaatataaattactatgtttttatatttttataaaagtttataaaatataaaataataaagaaaaactagtaaggtttatatataatagtatatattaaaaaaaatttataaaaacttagCCAGTGAAATACTACCATGTGCCACGCAAAACTCAGCAATCTTAGTTTGGTTTGGAGGCTTGGTTCGTAGGAGATCGAGCATCTTTCATtagattaataatattatattgcaTGGTCCCTTTAAGAAATCACTGATAAAGGTAGTCTTAGTCAGGTTTATTCTAGCCCAAAAGTAAAAGCCCAACATAAAAGACCGAATGGAATGTAGTCATTGGAAGGCCAAAAAGTCTTCACTGTGCCCCATTCGAAATTTGGAATAAGAACATAATGGAAGGCCTGAATTAATGTCTAAGGAATTACCCTCTCTTAAGTATGCGTATATGCTATGGAAAAACCTGAATCCGGGACGTCTTGTGCTCACAAGACAATAGGGTGAAATATGTGGTAATGGAACAATTATCTAGAGCTCCTTTTGGAAGTAGTGAATTATGGGTCGTGACCTTGTTTGGCAAGTGAGATGCTCAAACATAACTATTGATGTGTCATCCTTGTTTTGAGTACATAATTGATATTGCATTTTCATTACTAAACATTCTCTGTCCTAAAGACTGAAGTCAACCATCAAGGTTACATTCATATTAAAGATGGTATTTAGTTTGGATCTTTATGATGGATAGGGAGAGtatctttatttgttttgtgaCATTTATGATATCATGGCAACACTATAGGAATTTCGAAACATGAAGAACAACATACGGACACCAAAAGATATGGCAAAATTACGGGTGTTGACCGAGCGAGGGAGAGCCAATGTGCCGCTCAAAATGGGTCTTATGGTGTGATGGTAAATGTTAGCTAGCTGATAACCTGTTGTAGTTTGGGGAATGGTGAAACATGATGTCAATAAAACTTAGAAGGGTCCCAGTGGCAGATTCAGTATTCTAAGATGGGGTCACAATTACCTGCCTTAAActattaagaaaagaaaaataaagcatAAGAAATACCTTAGACAATCACCATAGCATAGCCAAAAACAGTAGCAACTGTGCCTATTTCAGCACCAAAAACAGCAGCGATTCTACGTGTTTCAGCATCAAAACTGCACGTTTTCAGCACCAGAACACAGCAACAATTAAACATTAATTCAACGCCACAAACAGCCATAATTTTCAACACCAAAAACAACAGAAATCCTGCACTATTTCCTTTTGAGATAATTTTCCATGATTCCTAAAAAAGCAATTAAACAAGTAtaactaatatattattatgCCCTAACAAATAACAACAAGAATTACTaaataacataataaataaaaaggagtTAGGGTTTAGAAAATTTACCTTTGAATTCAATATTATAGTGAAAAAGAGGTACCAAACAAGATTAAAATTTGGGAATTTCACATTTGGATTTTGGATGGAAAAGTGAAAACTATCTGCTTTCATCTCGTGCGTATCATTAGATTAAATTGACTTGTGgggttttttgtttaaaatggggtttttctttattttaagaaCCAGACTCATAAAAACtctcaaattatatattgaattatatgttttttttttcatttacacgtgaaatgatataaaaaagtatgttgtagaagaaacttttttaaaatcctttaaaatagctttttgtgaacttgtgaatgaatatgttcacgttttcgttTACATGTGAACAAACAGGtgtatataaggttttgaataAAACTTtcttatataacatatatttttataacgtttcacgtgtgtatgaacaaaaaaaaacatgtaatttaACACATAATTTAACAGTTCtcaaggtttttaaaaaaatgagttcTCATAATAAAAGTCCCCTATATTGATTAGTACTAAATTTTAGATCCGTGTCCGACATTATAAATATTAGATGATTTGATAACCATTAGGATCacctcttgatttgagtgataaTCGAAACTGTGAGCATTAATACAcaaaattaatacataaaaagaGATAATTTTGTAGATATAACATAAAActtgaatgaagttcatattgatttaaATATAAGATTCAATCTAAATGGACCTTTTGTTATATATCAACTAAATACTAAATGAACTTGTgctatgttataaaaaaaatgaagaaaaagattatttatCGACCAATAGATAAGGTCAATTAATGGATATACACATCAAATTTAAAGATTTCGGATATATACAATGATTCTTAATAAAAAGACATATATTAATTGTTAACTATGAGTAGATTAGTcgtgtaaaatatatattaatttagggaaaatgatccttacacaacacaattttactatacacaacaatatatgcattaaaaggttgtacagtacaactgtctgatgcatatattgttgtgtatggcaaaattgtgttgtgtagggatcacctACCttactttaataataaaaatcaatgaaagtcaaaattaaaaacttagaaaaattaaaagctTTAATTAGGCAACAAGTTATTATAGTAActgtgttttaatataataaaagaaaatatatatattaagaggagttagttattgtaaaataaatattaaagtaaaataaataagacaagatattgacccttagatcatgataacATTGATGCCAAAGATTCACAAATATATTCATGGACGATGATTTTTAGCTAAAGaaaaactattgttttatttatttttaatccttgttttattttactatgAATAATTATCCAAAATATTATCTAAAATCTTACGAGtagataaaaatagaaaatgtttTAGGTTTTATTTAGTTACTAAATAATGCCCCGCCGTCTCACACACTAGCATAGTCTATCCGCCGCCACTCCTTACatttgctgctgctgctgttttgAATATATCCTCTCCCTCATTTTGACAAGTAACatttatttacttgttttacttacaacttattattattcgttattattattattataattattaggATTTTGCTTAACCTTCTGagtgatatacatatatgtatacttaGCTTTGGGTAGCTAGTATTTAGTTGTTTGACAGAAAAAGGCAAACACTATTATTAAATGGCTTTCAAATTCATGTTTCTTTTTGGAAATTCGGTTAAATATGTTAccttttttatatgtaatatatagtGAATTAGTGATGTCTCCCTGTTCTTTCTAACCATAGTATGGGATTTGAGATTGGGCGGGGGGGGACTAGGTCTGTTGAAGCCTAGTAGCAACCTCTGTCGTCTCATTAGTGCATACATACATAGAGGCCATTGTGAGCCCCTTAGGCGGAATGctggatttatttattttattaagttaatgTCGTCACATTAGTGATAAACtgataattacatatatatataccacttgTATATTTGCTTCATATAAAAATGTTCTGGGTTATTGCAGGTTGAGTGGGGAGAGAATGGATTTTGGACATGATATAAAGAGAATAAACGTAGAACATAATGACGATGATAGATTAAGCTGCTTGCCACAAGATCTTGTCTATAAAATCCTCTCTTTTATTGGCATTAAACATGTTGTACAAACTAGTGTCTTGTCATCTAAATGGAGGTTTGTCTGGATGTTAATGCCCTGTCTTGATTTCTCGACAGAGGATTTCCCTACGGTGCCCAAGTTCGTTAACTTTGTTACACATGTTCTCTCTGGCCGAAATAATATGGTAGATGTGTTTTCACTTGAGCTTCGTTATTGTGAAGACGTCAGCCAGGAGCTTGTTAACCAAATTATCAACTATGCATTCTCTCACAACATCCAACGCCTTAAGGTTACATGCTTGATGGAGAATAACATTGAATATTCCCTTCCTCTTTTTAGCTCTCGGTCTCTCAAGCATCTCACTTTGACAAAGGAATTCAGTGGCTTTTCTATGATATCTGCCTTTTCAAATTTCCTTAAAGTAACATCAACTTGGGAGCTACAATCCTTAACAACATTGTATCTCCATGATGTCACTTTCTGTAGTGATGACCGTACTGATGACTGCGTTGATCTTTTCTCTAATTTTGCAAACTTGAAGAATCTCACCTTAGAAGATTGCAAAACAAAGGGACTGAAAAGTGTAAGAATTTTTCATCCAAGACTATTCAACCTCACGCTTTACAATGGCCACGACAGCTGGGAGGTTTTCCATGTGGATGCACCTCAACTCGAGAATCTCACTATAAGTAATTGGTCACGGGAGCATTATGTGGTTTCTGCACCCAAACTTTCCTCTCTGCACTATAGAGGTTGTCACCATTTGCACCTTTCTACAAACGGTTTCCATTCTTTGGAGAAGGTGGATCTCTGTGTTACTGTTTACCGTGAAGACTATGTAGATGCTCGTGGAATTGTTTCTCTGTTTCAAAAGTTCAAGAGTGTCAAATATCTTAAACTTAACATGGAAATAGTTGAGGTACTTTTATATTGATCTTTGACTTTTTGATATTTATCATGTGCATCTTACTGATATTCTCTATCTGAACAAATACTTTCATATGTCTGATAACAATCGAAGGTTGAAACAAAACATGGTTAATTCTTATTATGTGAAAATGGCATATTCTATATTTCTGTATAACAAAAGATGCTAGCAGAAAAGTGATGTAAGGAATGGTCTTCATGGAAAATAGGATTCAGGAGCGTATTAACTTTTAAGGTTCTTTTGTATAACAATCTTGTGCTCAAACTAGATATAGTTTGATGCTGAAATAATTTCTTAGACGGTTGGTCAAGGCTCCTATATCATTTCCTTTATTATGATGATTGTATTTGTTGTTCCTGTTTTGTATACATAGTACAGTAATATTTTTGCtgaaactttttttgtttttggcaGCTTCTTTCATCATATGTGGAACTAGTCTCACATCATCCTTCTccatttaataaattaaagagATTAAAGATCTATCCTGTAGCTGA includes these proteins:
- the LOC122579712 gene encoding putative F-box/FBD/LRR-repeat protein At4g03220 encodes the protein MDFGHDIKRINVEHNDDDRLSCLPQDLVYKILSFIGIKHVVQTSVLSSKWRFVWMLMPCLDFSTEDFPTVPKFVNFVTHVLSGRNNMVDVFSLELRYCEDVSQELVNQIINYAFSHNIQRLKVTCLMENNIEYSLPLFSSRSLKHLTLTKEFSGFSMISAFSNFLKVTSTWELQSLTTLYLHDVTFCSDDRTDDCVDLFSNFANLKNLTLEDCKTKGLKSVRIFHPRLFNLTLYNGHDSWEVFHVDAPQLENLTISNWSREHYVVSAPKLSSLHYRGCHHLHLSTNGFHSLEKVDLCVTVYREDYVDARGIVSLFQKFKSVKYLKLNMEIVELLSSYVELVSHHPSPFNKLKRLKIYPVAELLEEEEQNTVKISTDVKSYLLDNSPDATFTMVTREEVRNMKNIKLTKNLMAELRVLLDKEKAKIETNRAHMEQEKTQVDNKLQSGRRIKHVNRCWKDLTVQIKQGKSKTADIISRLEEIKGLLTKLPVSRRAEMEACFPSLRAEADEVVNNILDHMKSKCDMNGSHFSVYLR